The nucleotide window GAAGCGGATATACTGAGGCTCTGGCTTCTGATAATAATCACCATAGGCAACAGAAAACTGGCTGAAGGTATTCACCTTGTAAGCAAGCGACAAGCGGGGAGCAATGTTCATCCTCGCCAGTACAGAAGAGTATTCTGCCCGCCCGCCAACACGGCCAACAAAAGAGGGCGTGAAGTAAATATCTGCCTCCGTAAAACCTGCGATATAATTGTCGGCATAATTATACGGCATCTGGTTAAAGGAAAATTTCTCTGTAGCATATTGATATTCACCACCCAGCCGCAACGCGGAAAACCGTCCCAAATTGCGAGTAAACATCATACGTGACTGGCTGAGCGTGGACTGTATCCTTATAGCTGTTGGCAACGGTGCTTTGATCAGTGTATCTGTATTGATATTGTCTGAATTGGTACTGAAAGAGGCGCCGATATACAGTCGCCAGTCACGACCCAGGCTTTCCCGATAGGTCATATTCGTATAGATATTGCCGTTACGAACCTTATAAGATTCTGTATCACCGGGGTATTCAATACTGGGAGAACTAAAACCCAGCTTACCCCAGTTGCCGTAACCATAAAACTTCAGCAAACCGGTAGAAGAGGTTTTCCGTCTGAAATTCACCGAAGTACCAATGAACTCCGGTCCCAGATTGGGTGTCTGTCTGGGCTTTACTACATTATAATAGGGAGATAGATTGGTATAGTCCCCTTCCAGGCCCCAGGATGTTTTTTTGTCTTTGGAAAGATTTTCCATTCCTCCACTGAAGCCGATAACGGAAACGCCTATACTCGCGGAAGAACGTTGCGGCAGATCTGTGGATTCCAGCGCCAACGCAGAAGACAGCGCCTGGCCATACTGGGCGGAATAACCACCACTGCTGAAAGTGGTCCCTTTAAAGAGAAACGGCGAGAAACGCCCACGTCCCGGGACATCCGGCGTAGTGGAGGAAAAAGGATTCCGTACCAGCATTCCATCAATCAATGTCTGGGTTTCGTATCCTGTACCTCCTCTTACAAAAAGCCCTTCGCGGTCGTTGGTCTGTTGCGCTCCCGGCAATGTTTTGATTGCATTGACAATATCAGCACCGGCACCAGCCGTGGTAACAATATCCAGGGGTTTCAGCACTGTGCCCTTTTTATCATCACTGGCTTCAAAACTGCCAGCCGAAATAGTTACCAGCCGCAGGGCATTCACCTCATTCCTCAATATAACAGATAACTGCCCGGCATTGTCGGTACTGATTTTTATTTCCAGCAGCTGATAACCCGTCAATACCGCTGTCAATACCTGATCTCCACTGGCATCAGTAGTAAAGGAAAAACTGCCGTCAGCCTTGCTGGTAGCGCCGTCGTAAGTGCCTTTGATGGATATATTTACACCCGGTAACGGATGCTTTTTACTGTCTGTCACTTTACCGCTGATCTTATGTTGCGCCAGCAATGCCAACGGTAAAAAAATAAATAGGGATAGATAGAGGTTGACCTTCAACATACTTTTTGGAGTTAGGCAGGCCCGAAGGTAAACTAGTTTATACTATAAACAAAATAAGAAAAGAAAAAGTTTATATAATAATGATTATCAATATTATATAAATTTATCTCCGATGTCTCTTGCTCCTGGGTGTAGGATGCCCCTTTTTATGTTTGGGAACATGTTTGGAAGGATGTTTACGCACTTTTTTCTTGATAACAGGTTTGCCGCTGGTTTCCGGACAGATCGTTTTATACACCGGCTCTGATCCGGTCATATTATGGGTATCAAAAGCCAGGCTTTCTACATGGTCAGGGTAGTGTACCCGGATAATATATTCTGCATTGGGTTCCAGCTTAGCTGTTATCTTTTCAGATGGAGCGGCAATCATATAACACCAGCCCATATCACGGGTTTTATTATACAGATATACACAGGTGTTGGTATAGGTGCAGATATCTACGGTAAGGGGTATACGTAATAGCGGAACAGGTAGTGGTTGTAGTTCAGGCAGGGCTGGCGGCAGGCTAAAGCTATAGATATCATCGCCTCCCATACCTCCTGGCCTGTTGGAGGAAATAAAGCCCTCATGCAAAGTTTGCGGCACATAACAAAAGTCATCACCGCTGGAATTAAATGGTAGCATCAGGTTGACAGGCACCGTCCAATCGCTTCTGTTACCGGTGGTAGCAAATACATCATAGCCACCAAGGCCAGGCAGGCCTTTACTGGCATAATACAGCATTTCATGAGAGCCCGCTACCGGAAACGCTTCATCATCTGTTGTATTGATTACGCGTCCGCAGTTCCGGGGCTGGCCCCAGGTGTTGTCGTCCTGTTTTTCGCAATACCATATATCCGTTCCGCCGGTGCCACCAGGCATATCGGAGGTGAAGTACAGGATATTGCCGGACTCGTTCAATGCAGCATGCCCCAGCGAGTAGTCGTTGCTGTTATAAGGGAAAGCCACAGGAGGCTGCCACCGGTTGTTTTTACGGACAAAGACGAGCAGTCTGAGCTGACGGGTACCATACACCGGTTTTTCCTTTTTATCGTATGCCACTTTCCTGGCCGGATCTGTCACGGTAACATAGGCGGTGTCACCAGCTGGTGCAAAACATACAGGTCCTACATGGAAGGGATAGTTGTTGATAAAAGCGGAAAAGTCTTTTACATAACCAATACCGCTCCGGGTATCTTCCGCTTCATACAGTTTTCCATAACCGGCATTGTTACGCCCATAACGGCGCCGGGTTCCTTTGATATACCAGATATTCTTGCGGACACTGTCAGACACAAATACAACACGATTCCCATACCAGGAGCTTCCCCAGTCATTTTTCCCGGTATTAATGCCGGTTTCATTTTTTAATGGAATGGGTGCTGGACTGGCTGCCCATTTTATGGCAGAATCGCATCCTGCGATACGGGACGCGACCCGCTGCTGGTCAGGGTATTGCTGATATTGCCTTTTAGCGTCTTCATATTGTCCCAGACATTTGAGCATATCTGCATAATGCAGGCGGGCTTCGGCATCGTTGGGGTTTTCCTGCAACAATTGCCCATACCAATAGGTAGCTTTATCGTACTGGTTGAACAGTCGGTAAGAGTCTGCCAGTTTTTCCTTGATCTCATGTGCATGTCTGCGTCCTTCGCGGGTGCGTAGCAGTCTTTCATAGAGGCCTGCTGCCTGTGCATATTCTTCTCTTCTGAAATGTACATCTGCCGTTTTACTGATGGCTGGCTGTTCCTGGGCTGCAGCTATGTGTGATAAGCACAGCAGTACACCTGCTTTTAAACAATTGATCAATGATTTTCTCATGCCTGCATATTTTAAAAGTACCGGGGACTCATAGTACGGGATTGATATTTTTTACTGTTGAAGAGGAAGCCTACTGAGATTTCGTGTGACCCTTGCTGATAGCTGGCCATTTTGTTGATGGTGATATCGTATGAATAACCAATACGGAGCTGTGGTGTGGCGTAAAACTCCACCAGTGCACTGGCGGCGTCCAGTTGTTCCAGATCGTTGGCCAGTGCAGGTTTGCTCCATAACTTCACCCCTGTGCGATAGGAGCCACCAATCCATAGCCTGTCGGCTATCAGTAAAAATGCGTTGATATCCAGATTTGTAGGGCCTTTAAAATCTTCCTTCACCAGCAATGATGGTTTCAGTTTGAGGTTTTCTGAAAGATTCAGCAGATAACCGGCCGTCAGATACAGATGCTGGGTCTTACGCAAAGTGCTGTAATTGTATCCACCCCAGTAGTAATTGATATTGGAGGTATACAGGGAAAACAGGTCCATGACAGAAGCACCGATATAAAACTTAGGCGTATAGTAATACACGCCAAAACGGGCGTCAGGAACTATTCTAGAGGTTTTACCCTGTGGGATAGCCTGGTCCAGGTCGTCCACAAACTTCAGTGCGGTACCATCTACGCTGTACTGGGTGATGCCTCCGCCCAGGCCAATGCACAGACGCCGGGTATCATCAGGATCGAGCGGGATGCGGTAGGAGTAAAAACCGTATGCCGACAGGTTTTCCTGAGGCCCCAGTTTATCAAACATCACCTGTGCGCCTACTCCTACTCTTTCGTCTTTGGCGTTTGTAAGGCCATCAATGGAGACACCTGCCGTTTGTGGTGCTCCCGGGAAATTAACCCACTGGTGGCGGTAAATGGCATTCAGGTACCAGTCCTGCTTGTATCCGGCGTATGCCGGGTTTACACTCAGGCCATTAAATATATACTGGCTGAACTGAACATTTTGTTGTCCGGCAGCTGTCAGTAGCCCTAAGCAGCCTAATACAAATAATAGGAGTCGCTTTGTCATATATGTGGACCATTTTATATGATTACCTGCATCATTTTATCCAGCCTTTATATGCCTTTTCCTGTCTGTTCCTGATTGTACTAACGGTGAAGTATAAACAACAAAAAGGAAACCGGTGTTCACAAAGTTGTAAATCCGGCTGTTTGGCCCTGCAGCCATCCTTTTTCTATGGTACCGGAAATAAGCAGGGCAGCACCACTCCTGGTGGTGTTGCTGATGGGGTTTCCCTCAAAATCTTCTATGCTGGTAAATTGTGTGTCGGATGTTAGTAACAGGCAGGTATATACGGGGAGCGGGGCATCTGCCCTCCTACATAACCATTTTTTTACCGCGTATACAAACAATCGTAAACATACATCCATAGACAAACTGTTTAAGATATGGTATCTCAGGCCGGGACACAAACAGTCATAGCTTCACATGCAAACCAGGGAGAAAAAAAGAATGTAAAAAGTTGTCTAAAGGGGTGGTGAGGTCATGAACGGGGCAAAAACATCAAAGTGAATTTTGGTTTATGACGTTCTCATTGTCAATCAAATATAACGTCGTCATCCCAATAAATAAAAAAAAATTATGATCAGACAATGACTAAAAGCCTGAAAACAAGTAATATGTAAATATTATTGTATTCTATGTTTTTCACAACCGAAGTGTTTATACATGAATAAATAAAGAAGCCTCTGCCAAGAACAGGCAGAGGCTTCTATTATAAAAAATAGCTAATTACGATCTTAAACGAACCTTGGTTTCAGTTCATTAGCCAGGGTCAGCATCTTTTTGATACCTTCTTCAGGCAGTTTACCGCTTTTGAATTCGGCCAGTACTTCTGGTAAGCGAACCTGCATTTCGTTCAGGAAAGCTTCTTCGAAAGCGCGAACCTGTTTAACCGGAACATCACGCAGCAGACCTTTGGTACCGAGGTAGATGATTGCGACTTGTTTTTCTACAGGCAGCGGGCTGAACTGTGCTTGTTTCAGGATTTCCACGTTACGGGCACCTTTGTCGATAACTGCTTTGGTAGCAGCGTCCAGGTCACCACCGAATTTGGAGAAGGCCTCCATTTCGCGGTATTGAGCCTGGTCGAGTTTCAGGGTACCGGATACTGATTTCATGGATTTGATCTGAGCGTTACCACCCACGCGGCTTACGGAGATACCTACGTTGATCGCAGGACGTACACCGGCGTTGAACAGGTTACCTTCCAGGAAGATCTGACCATCGGTGATGGAGATTACGTTGGTTGGGATGTATGCAGATACGTCAGATGCCTGTGTTTCGATGATCGGCAATGCAGTGAGGGAACCACCACCTTTTACCAGGTGTTTGATAGACTCAGGCAGGTCGTTCATTTGTTTTGCGATATCATCGTTGTTGATGATTTTCGCAGCACGTTCGAGCAGACGGCTATGCAGGTAGAATACGTCACCAGGATAAGCTTCACGACCAGGAGGACGTTTCAGCAGCAGGGATACCTCACGGTAAGCAACGGCCTGTTTGGACAGGTCATCGTATACGATCAGGGCTGGACGGCCGCTGTCACGGAAGAACTCACCGATAGCAGCACCGGCAAATGGAGCGTAGAACTGCAGCGGAGCTGGTTCAGATGCAGAAGCAGCAACGATTACAGTGTAAGCCATTGCACCAGCTTCCTGTAAAGTTTTCATTACACCTGCAACGGTAGATGCTTTCTGACCTACAGCCACGTATATGCAAAATACAGGTTTACCTGCTTCATAAAATTCTTTCTGGTTGATGATGGTATCGATACAGATAGCAGTTTTACCTGTCTGACGGTCACCGATTACCAGCTCACGCTGACCACGGCCGATAGGAATCATCGCGTCGATCGCTTTGATACCAGTCTGCAGCGGTTCTTTTACTGGTTCGCGGTACAGTACACCTGGTGCTTTACGCTCCAGTGGCATTTCATACAGCTGACCAGTGATAGGGCCTTTACCATCGATTGGTTCGCCCAGTGTATTTACCACGCGTCCTACCATGCCTTCGCCCACGTTGATGGAAGCGATTTTACCGGTACGACGTACTTTATCTCCTTCTTTAATGTCCTGAGATCCACCCATCAAAACCACACCTACGTTATCTTCTTCCAGGTTCAATGCAATTGCTTTTACACCATTGCTGAATTCAACCAGTTCACCATAACGCACATTACCCAAACCGTAGATGCGGGCGATACCATCACCCACCGACAATACTGTGCCTACCTCTTCGAGATCGGCAGAAGCATTGAAGTTGCTTAACTGCTGGCGTAATATCGCCGAAATTTCATCAGGTTTAATATCAACCATAATTATGATTTTAAAAAAAGTCGTTAGAAAAATTTATATAACGACAACAGCTTTGCGTGTACGCAGCGGCTGCTGTTTTTAATTAACGTATTGCGGATACGTAAATATTCTTGCTGAATTGTTTTTTGATATCGTGCAGATCACGGGCAACGGAAGCATCAAACAGATTGTCGTTGGCTTCGAGCACAAAACCACCGATCAACTCTTCATTTACAGCTGTTTCCAGTTGTACCTGCTGAGGGATCTCGCTGGCCACTTTCTGACGGATTGTTTCCAGGGTAGCGTTGTCCAGTGCTACTGCTGTAGTGATTTTTACAATACTGATGTTTTTGATAACATTGTACTGACGGGTGAATTCTACCGCCATTTCGGGCAGGCAGCTTTCACGTGTTTTATTGATCAGCAGGTTGATGAAAGCCAGGGTGGTAGCATTTACTCTACCTTCCAGGATGGCCGCCATGATCTTCTGCTTTTTATCAGCCTTGATAATCGGGCTTTTGAGCAAACTCACCACATCGCGGTTGGATTTCACCAGTTGCTGCAGGAACAGCATGTCGTTATGCACCGCTTCCAGCTGGCCCTTTTCCTGAACCAGGTCTATCAATGATTTTGCATACCTAGATGCTAAACGGGGATTCTGCATATAGCTTATAGCTTTTAGCCGTCAGCCTCCGGCAGATACCGGAGGCCAACAGTTAATATCTTAATTCAGTTTAATTTCTCCAGCCAGTTGTTTCACGTAAGATTCCTGAGCTGTTTTATCAGCCAGTTCTCTTCTCAACACTTTCTCAGCCACTTCAATCACGAGCGAACCTACCTGGTTTTTCACGTCGGTCAGAGCTGCCAGTTTTTGATTTTCAATCGCTGTATAAGCTTCGCTGATGATCTTTTTGGCTTCAGCCTGCGCCTGTGCTTTCGCCTCGCTGATGATAACATCTTTCGCGTCTTTCGCCTCTTTCAGGATTTTGCTTCTTTCAGCTTTCGCTTCAGCCAGTACATGCTCATGCTCAGCTTTCATCTGC belongs to Chitinophaga sp. HK235 and includes:
- a CDS encoding TonB-dependent receptor produces the protein MLKVNLYLSLFIFLPLALLAQHKISGKVTDSKKHPLPGVNISIKGTYDGATSKADGSFSFTTDASGDQVLTAVLTGYQLLEIKISTDNAGQLSVILRNEVNALRLVTISAGSFEASDDKKGTVLKPLDIVTTAGAGADIVNAIKTLPGAQQTNDREGLFVRGGTGYETQTLIDGMLVRNPFSSTTPDVPGRGRFSPFLFKGTTFSSGGYSAQYGQALSSALALESTDLPQRSSASIGVSVIGFSGGMENLSKDKKTSWGLEGDYTNLSPYYNVVKPRQTPNLGPEFIGTSVNFRRKTSSTGLLKFYGYGNWGKLGFSSPSIEYPGDTESYKVRNGNIYTNMTYRESLGRDWRLYIGASFSTNSDNINTDTLIKAPLPTAIRIQSTLSQSRMMFTRNLGRFSALRLGGEYQYATEKFSFNQMPYNYADNYIAGFTEADIYFTPSFVGRVGGRAEYSSVLARMNIAPRLSLAYKVNTFSQFSVAYGDYYQKPEPQYIRFNHGLGYMKATHYIASFQRVASDYTFRTELFYKKYTDLVKTVPDYNNNGNGYAQGVEIFWRDRKTFKNVDYWISYSYLDTKRNYLNFPKEVQPDFAATHTASLVYKHFFPKLATNLGFTYTFATGRPYFNPNLPADKFMSEKTIDYHALGVSVSYLTTIRKAFTVFVLSVSNAPANKQVFGYRYSSDGLRRGEITPNVPRFVYIGMFMSIGTDRRQDVINNF
- a CDS encoding lipopolysaccharide assembly protein LapB: MRKSLINCLKAGVLLCLSHIAAAQEQPAISKTADVHFRREEYAQAAGLYERLLRTREGRRHAHEIKEKLADSYRLFNQYDKATYWYGQLLQENPNDAEARLHYADMLKCLGQYEDAKRQYQQYPDQQRVASRIAGCDSAIKWAASPAPIPLKNETGINTGKNDWGSSWYGNRVVFVSDSVRKNIWYIKGTRRRYGRNNAGYGKLYEAEDTRSGIGYVKDFSAFINNYPFHVGPVCFAPAGDTAYVTVTDPARKVAYDKKEKPVYGTRQLRLLVFVRKNNRWQPPVAFPYNSNDYSLGHAALNESGNILYFTSDMPGGTGGTDIWYCEKQDDNTWGQPRNCGRVINTTDDEAFPVAGSHEMLYYASKGLPGLGGYDVFATTGNRSDWTVPVNLMLPFNSSGDDFCYVPQTLHEGFISSNRPGGMGGDDIYSFSLPPALPELQPLPVPLLRIPLTVDICTYTNTCVYLYNKTRDMGWCYMIAAPSEKITAKLEPNAEYIIRVHYPDHVESLAFDTHNMTGSEPVYKTICPETSGKPVIKKKVRKHPSKHVPKHKKGHPTPRSKRHRR
- a CDS encoding type IX secretion system membrane protein PorP/SprF, producing MTKRLLLFVLGCLGLLTAAGQQNVQFSQYIFNGLSVNPAYAGYKQDWYLNAIYRHQWVNFPGAPQTAGVSIDGLTNAKDERVGVGAQVMFDKLGPQENLSAYGFYSYRIPLDPDDTRRLCIGLGGGITQYSVDGTALKFVDDLDQAIPQGKTSRIVPDARFGVYYYTPKFYIGASVMDLFSLYTSNINYYWGGYNYSTLRKTQHLYLTAGYLLNLSENLKLKPSLLVKEDFKGPTNLDINAFLLIADRLWIGGSYRTGVKLWSKPALANDLEQLDAASALVEFYATPQLRIGYSYDITINKMASYQQGSHEISVGFLFNSKKYQSRTMSPRYF
- the atpA gene encoding F0F1 ATP synthase subunit alpha; this encodes MVDIKPDEISAILRQQLSNFNASADLEEVGTVLSVGDGIARIYGLGNVRYGELVEFSNGVKAIALNLEEDNVGVVLMGGSQDIKEGDKVRRTGKIASINVGEGMVGRVVNTLGEPIDGKGPITGQLYEMPLERKAPGVLYREPVKEPLQTGIKAIDAMIPIGRGQRELVIGDRQTGKTAICIDTIINQKEFYEAGKPVFCIYVAVGQKASTVAGVMKTLQEAGAMAYTVIVAASASEPAPLQFYAPFAGAAIGEFFRDSGRPALIVYDDLSKQAVAYREVSLLLKRPPGREAYPGDVFYLHSRLLERAAKIINNDDIAKQMNDLPESIKHLVKGGGSLTALPIIETQASDVSAYIPTNVISITDGQIFLEGNLFNAGVRPAINVGISVSRVGGNAQIKSMKSVSGTLKLDQAQYREMEAFSKFGGDLDAATKAVIDKGARNVEILKQAQFSPLPVEKQVAIIYLGTKGLLRDVPVKQVRAFEEAFLNEMQVRLPEVLAEFKSGKLPEEGIKKMLTLANELKPRFV
- the atpH gene encoding ATP synthase F1 subunit delta, translated to MQNPRLASRYAKSLIDLVQEKGQLEAVHNDMLFLQQLVKSNRDVVSLLKSPIIKADKKQKIMAAILEGRVNATTLAFINLLINKTRESCLPEMAVEFTRQYNVIKNISIVKITTAVALDNATLETIRQKVASEIPQQVQLETAVNEELIGGFVLEANDNLFDASVARDLHDIKKQFSKNIYVSAIR
- the atpF gene encoding F0F1 ATP synthase subunit B; amino-acid sequence: MDLLIPALGLFLISFVIFIIVFLILKKFAWTPILAVLKEREGSIADSIASAERVKEEMAQMKAEHEHVLAEAKAERSKILKEAKDAKDVIISEAKAQAQAEAKKIISEAYTAIENQKLAALTDVKNQVGSLVIEVAEKVLRRELADKTAQESYVKQLAGEIKLN